In the genome of Drosophila pseudoobscura strain MV-25-SWS-2005 chromosome 3, UCI_Dpse_MV25, whole genome shotgun sequence, one region contains:
- the Dbp45A gene encoding probable ATP-dependent RNA helicase Dbp45A has translation MDKSAVTLLISHTLFCLQKMQRKEANPFQSLGLRPWMVKQLTKLGLKGATPIQQNCIPAILSGKDCIGAAQTGSGKTFAFALPILERLSEEPVSHFALVLTPTHELAYQISEQFLVAGQPMGVRVCVVSGGTDQMIESQKLMQRPHIVVAMPGRLADHLTGCDTFSFDNLKYLVVDEADRMLNGDFDESLAIIERCLPSTRQNLFFSATMKDFMKESSIFPISKDCIEWSQDSNVATVDTLDQRYLLCADYDRDMVLIESLRKYREENENSNVMIFTNTKKYCQLLSMTLKSMDIDNVCLHGFMRQKERVAALSRFKSNHIRTLIATDVASRGLDIPSVQLVINHMLPRTPKEYIHRVGRTARAGRKGMSISIFRFPRDLELLGAIETEINTKLTEHPIDQRMVERIFMQVNVTRRESEMQLDNNDFDERAQNYRRKTWIMEGKDPDEMEALYRKKQKDKLKEIRRKRKLQQADSATSEEGKVLLQDERFKSVDSARFEKKGRGRSRSSKDGGEGEPPKKMNRSKPNVSLDKQKNFKSKRKVKGHL, from the exons ATGGACAAATCCGCAGTCACACTGCTGATCTCGCACACGTTGTTTTGTTTACAAAAAATGCAACGAAAGGAGGCGAATCCGTTTCAGAGCCTGGGACTACGTCCTTGGATGGTGAAACAACTAACAAAATTAG GCCTCAAAGGGGCAACACCCATCCAACAGAATTGCATTCCCGCGATATTGTCGGGAAAGGATTGCATTGGCGCCGCACAGACGGGATCGGGAAAGACCTTTGCCTTCGCCCTGCCCATTCTGGAGAGATTGAGCGAAGAGCCAGTTAGCCATTTTGCCTTGGTTCTAACCCCCACACATGAGTTGGCTTATCAAATATCGGAGCAGTTTCTGGTGGCCGGCCAACCTATGGGAGTGCGCGTGTGCGTCGTATCCGGCGGCACTGACCAGATGATCGAAAGCCAGAAGTTAATGCAGCGTCCGCACATTGTGGTGGCCATGCCCGGACGTCTGGCCGATCACTTGACGGGCTGTGACACGTTTTCATTCGATAATCTAAAATATCTCGTTGTGGACGAGGCTGATCGCATGCTGAACGGCGACTTTGATGAGAGCTTGGCCATAATCGAAAGATGTTTGCCGAGTACCAGGCAGAACCTTTTCTTCTCCGCCACTATGAAGGACTTTATGAAGGAGTccagtatattccccatatccaAGGAT TGTATCGAATGGTCGCAAGACTCTAATGTAGCCACTGTAGACACTCTGGATCAGCGATACCTGCTGTGCGCCGACTACGATCGTGATATGGTTCTGATCGAGTCGCTGCGCAAATATCGCGAGGAAAACGAAAATTCCAATGTGATGATATtcacaaatacaaaaaa ATACTGTCAACTTCTCTCCATGACCCTTAAGAGTATGGACATTGACAATGTATGCTTGCACGGGTTTATGCGGCAAAAGGAGCGTGTTGCGGCCCTCAGTCGCTTCAAGTCCAATCACATCCGCACACTGATTGCCACGGATGTGGCATCTCGCGGCCTGGACATACCCAGCGTGCAACTGGTGATCAATCACATGCTACCACGGACGCCCAAGGAATACATTCATCGCGTGGGTCGGACAGCGAGGGCTGGCCGCAAAGGCATGTCCATTTCCATATTTCGATTTCCGCGCGACCTCGAACTTCTGGGCGCGATTGAGACAGAAATTAACACAAAGCTTACAGAGCATCCAATAGATC AGCGAATGGTGGAGCGAATTTTCATGCAAGTGAATGTGACGCGACGTGAATCGGAGATGCAGCTGGATAACAATGACTTTGACGAGCGTGCCCAAAACTACAGACGCAAAACGTGGATAATGGAGGGCAAGGATCCAGATGAAATGGAAGCACT CTATcgcaaaaagcaaaaggatAAACTGAAGGAAATTCGTCGAAAACGGAAACTTCAGCAGGCAGACTCCGCCACTAGTGAAGAGGGCAAAGTGCTCCTACAAGACGAACGCTTCAAGTCCGTAGATAGTGCGCGATTCGAGAAAAAAGGTAGAGGCCGGAGTCGATCTTCTAAAGATGGGGGGGAAGGTGAACCACCAAAGAAGATGAATCGAAGCAAACCGAACGTTTCATTGGACAAGCAGAAAAATTttaaatcgaaaagaaaagttaagggacatttataa
- the LOC4804575 gene encoding NAD kinase 2, mitochondrial-like isoform X4, whose protein sequence is MLKSKQFLQRFSKEYAKFTPANFKLKRALVVTKLSRYEFEQLRHPGLSKEQLEQKLRDRGTDVEMVLYLHNLHKDFERRIVQSFQDVGCEVKLSSRSSLSKDVMSWADVIVPVGGDGTFLLSAGRASPLFALSQQKTPIVGFNSDPLHSEGRLMLPKHYSDNPADAVARIKSGDFKWMHRSRVRTTLLGSNGKIPESTDLFRHTEVKMEQVTTDPEMLDNHMATKYKAKMKRILPYLALNEVFIGEHISSRVSHLQLVLNHQDVVNKTKCSGLCVSTGTGSTSWHTSINRITSRDVDDLLQSLPNSNSADVLRLRENTQEIAHRYNQGLLFAPDDPRLCYSIREQICVGVWPSPKTFKKRDFVQNVFVKSHCIDANLVIDGSISYPFNDGAKALLEVHPEDALLTIALD, encoded by the exons ATGTTGAAATCGAAGCAATTCCTGCAGCGATTTTCCAAAG AATATGCCAAGTTTACGCCTGCGAACTTCAAGCTTAAGCGGGCTTTGGTGGTGACGAAACTCTCGCGCTATGAATTCGAGCAGCTGCGGCATCCGGGACTGTCgaaggagcagctggagcagaaGCTGCGCGATCGGGGCACCGATGTGGAGATGGTCCTCTATCTGCACAATTTGCACAAGGACTTCGAGCGGCGTATCGTGCAGAGCTTCCAGGATGTCGGGTGCGAGGTCAAGCTGTCCAGCAG AAGCTCATTGAGCAAAGATGTCATGAGCTGGGCGGATGTCATCGTTCCTGTTGGCGGTGATGGCACCTTTCTGCTGTCCGCCGGTCGCGCCAGTCCCCTCTTTGCCCTCAGCCAGCAGAAGACGCCCATTGTGGGCTTCAACTCTGATCCGCTCCACTCGGAGGGTCGTCTCATGCTACCCAAGCACTATTCGGACAATCCCGCCGATGCAGTGGCGCGCATCAAGAGC GGCGACTTCAAGTGGATGCATCGCTCAAGAGTCCGCACCACGCTGCTGGGCAGCAATGGGAAGATTCCGGAGTCCACAGATCTGTTCCGACATACAGAAGTGAAGATGGAGCAGGTGACAACGGATCCCGAAATGCTGGATAATCACATGGCCACCAAATACAAAGCAAAGATGAAGCGCATCCTACCCTATTTAGCTCTGAACGAG GTTTTCATTGGCGAGCACATCTCGTCCCGTGTGTCCCATCTGCAGCTTGTGCTCAATCATCAGGACGTggtaaacaaaacaaaatgttcCGGACTGTGCGTTAGCACTGGCACCGGCTCCACATCGTGGCACACAAGCATCAATCGCATCACCAGCCGCGACGTTGACGATTTGCTTCAATCGTTGCCCAATAGCAACTCTGCCGATGTGCTCCGACTACGCGAGAATACTCAGGAGATCGCCCATCGGTATAACCAAGGGCTGCTCTTCGCACCAGACGATCCGCGGCTCTGTTATTCAATCAGGGAGCAGATCTGTGTGGGCGTTTGGCCCTCGCCGAAGACATTTAAGAAGCGAGATTTCGTGCAGAATGTGTTCGTCAAGTCGCACTGCATCGATGCCA ATCTGGTCATAGATGGCAGCATATCCTATCCATTCAACGATGGCGCCAAGGCATTGCTTGAGGTCCATCCCGAGGATGCCCTCCTGACGATCGCCCTAGACTGA
- the LOC4804575 gene encoding NAD kinase 2, mitochondrial-like isoform X2, translated as MLKSKQFLQRFSKEYAKFTPANFKLKRALVVTKLSRYEFEQLRHPGLSKEQLEQKLRDRGTDVEMVLYLHNLHKDFERRIVQSFQDVGCEVKLSSRLEFRSSLSKDVMSWADVIVPVGGDGTFLLSAGRASPLFALSQQKTPIVGFNSDPLHSEGRLMLPKHYSDNPADAVARIKSGDFKWMHRSRVRTTLLGSNGKIPESTDLFRHTEVKMEQVTTDPEMLDNHMATKYKAKMKRILPYLALNEVFIGEHISSRVSHLQLVLNHQDVVNKTKCSGLCVSTGTGSTSWHTSINRITSRDVDDLLQSLPNSNSADVLRLRENTQEIAHRYNQGLLFAPDDPRLCYSIREQICVGVWPSPKTFKKRDFVQNVFVKSHCIDANLVIDGSISYPFNDGAKALLEVHPEDALLTIALD; from the exons ATGTTGAAATCGAAGCAATTCCTGCAGCGATTTTCCAAAG AATATGCCAAGTTTACGCCTGCGAACTTCAAGCTTAAGCGGGCTTTGGTGGTGACGAAACTCTCGCGCTATGAATTCGAGCAGCTGCGGCATCCGGGACTGTCgaaggagcagctggagcagaaGCTGCGCGATCGGGGCACCGATGTGGAGATGGTCCTCTATCTGCACAATTTGCACAAGGACTTCGAGCGGCGTATCGTGCAGAGCTTCCAGGATGTCGGGTGCGAGGTCAAGCTGTCCAGCAG ACTTGAATTTAGAAGCTCATTGAGCAAAGATGTCATGAGCTGGGCGGATGTCATCGTTCCTGTTGGCGGTGATGGCACCTTTCTGCTGTCCGCCGGTCGCGCCAGTCCCCTCTTTGCCCTCAGCCAGCAGAAGACGCCCATTGTGGGCTTCAACTCTGATCCGCTCCACTCGGAGGGTCGTCTCATGCTACCCAAGCACTATTCGGACAATCCCGCCGATGCAGTGGCGCGCATCAAGAGC GGCGACTTCAAGTGGATGCATCGCTCAAGAGTCCGCACCACGCTGCTGGGCAGCAATGGGAAGATTCCGGAGTCCACAGATCTGTTCCGACATACAGAAGTGAAGATGGAGCAGGTGACAACGGATCCCGAAATGCTGGATAATCACATGGCCACCAAATACAAAGCAAAGATGAAGCGCATCCTACCCTATTTAGCTCTGAACGAG GTTTTCATTGGCGAGCACATCTCGTCCCGTGTGTCCCATCTGCAGCTTGTGCTCAATCATCAGGACGTggtaaacaaaacaaaatgttcCGGACTGTGCGTTAGCACTGGCACCGGCTCCACATCGTGGCACACAAGCATCAATCGCATCACCAGCCGCGACGTTGACGATTTGCTTCAATCGTTGCCCAATAGCAACTCTGCCGATGTGCTCCGACTACGCGAGAATACTCAGGAGATCGCCCATCGGTATAACCAAGGGCTGCTCTTCGCACCAGACGATCCGCGGCTCTGTTATTCAATCAGGGAGCAGATCTGTGTGGGCGTTTGGCCCTCGCCGAAGACATTTAAGAAGCGAGATTTCGTGCAGAATGTGTTCGTCAAGTCGCACTGCATCGATGCCA ATCTGGTCATAGATGGCAGCATATCCTATCCATTCAACGATGGCGCCAAGGCATTGCTTGAGGTCCATCCCGAGGATGCCCTCCTGACGATCGCCCTAGACTGA
- the LOC4804575 gene encoding NAD kinase 2, mitochondrial-like isoform X5 — protein MILSAKRIVPEGLKYAKFTPANFKLKRALVVTKLSRYEFEQLRHPGLSKEQLEQKLRDRGTDVEMVLYLHNLHKDFERRIVQSFQDVGCEVKLSSRSSLSKDVMSWADVIVPVGGDGTFLLSAGRASPLFALSQQKTPIVGFNSDPLHSEGRLMLPKHYSDNPADAVARIKSGDFKWMHRSRVRTTLLGSNGKIPESTDLFRHTEVKMEQVTTDPEMLDNHMATKYKAKMKRILPYLALNEVFIGEHISSRVSHLQLVLNHQDVVNKTKCSGLCVSTGTGSTSWHTSINRITSRDVDDLLQSLPNSNSADVLRLRENTQEIAHRYNQGLLFAPDDPRLCYSIREQICVGVWPSPKTFKKRDFVQNVFVKSHCIDANLVIDGSISYPFNDGAKALLEVHPEDALLTIALD, from the exons ATGATCCTGAGTGCGAAGAGGATTGTACCAGAAGGGCTAA AATATGCCAAGTTTACGCCTGCGAACTTCAAGCTTAAGCGGGCTTTGGTGGTGACGAAACTCTCGCGCTATGAATTCGAGCAGCTGCGGCATCCGGGACTGTCgaaggagcagctggagcagaaGCTGCGCGATCGGGGCACCGATGTGGAGATGGTCCTCTATCTGCACAATTTGCACAAGGACTTCGAGCGGCGTATCGTGCAGAGCTTCCAGGATGTCGGGTGCGAGGTCAAGCTGTCCAGCAG AAGCTCATTGAGCAAAGATGTCATGAGCTGGGCGGATGTCATCGTTCCTGTTGGCGGTGATGGCACCTTTCTGCTGTCCGCCGGTCGCGCCAGTCCCCTCTTTGCCCTCAGCCAGCAGAAGACGCCCATTGTGGGCTTCAACTCTGATCCGCTCCACTCGGAGGGTCGTCTCATGCTACCCAAGCACTATTCGGACAATCCCGCCGATGCAGTGGCGCGCATCAAGAGC GGCGACTTCAAGTGGATGCATCGCTCAAGAGTCCGCACCACGCTGCTGGGCAGCAATGGGAAGATTCCGGAGTCCACAGATCTGTTCCGACATACAGAAGTGAAGATGGAGCAGGTGACAACGGATCCCGAAATGCTGGATAATCACATGGCCACCAAATACAAAGCAAAGATGAAGCGCATCCTACCCTATTTAGCTCTGAACGAG GTTTTCATTGGCGAGCACATCTCGTCCCGTGTGTCCCATCTGCAGCTTGTGCTCAATCATCAGGACGTggtaaacaaaacaaaatgttcCGGACTGTGCGTTAGCACTGGCACCGGCTCCACATCGTGGCACACAAGCATCAATCGCATCACCAGCCGCGACGTTGACGATTTGCTTCAATCGTTGCCCAATAGCAACTCTGCCGATGTGCTCCGACTACGCGAGAATACTCAGGAGATCGCCCATCGGTATAACCAAGGGCTGCTCTTCGCACCAGACGATCCGCGGCTCTGTTATTCAATCAGGGAGCAGATCTGTGTGGGCGTTTGGCCCTCGCCGAAGACATTTAAGAAGCGAGATTTCGTGCAGAATGTGTTCGTCAAGTCGCACTGCATCGATGCCA ATCTGGTCATAGATGGCAGCATATCCTATCCATTCAACGATGGCGCCAAGGCATTGCTTGAGGTCCATCCCGAGGATGCCCTCCTGACGATCGCCCTAGACTGA
- the LOC4804575 gene encoding NAD kinase 2, mitochondrial-like isoform X3, with the protein MILSAKRIVPEGLKYAKFTPANFKLKRALVVTKLSRYEFEQLRHPGLSKEQLEQKLRDRGTDVEMVLYLHNLHKDFERRIVQSFQDVGCEVKLSSRLEFRSSLSKDVMSWADVIVPVGGDGTFLLSAGRASPLFALSQQKTPIVGFNSDPLHSEGRLMLPKHYSDNPADAVARIKSGDFKWMHRSRVRTTLLGSNGKIPESTDLFRHTEVKMEQVTTDPEMLDNHMATKYKAKMKRILPYLALNEVFIGEHISSRVSHLQLVLNHQDVVNKTKCSGLCVSTGTGSTSWHTSINRITSRDVDDLLQSLPNSNSADVLRLRENTQEIAHRYNQGLLFAPDDPRLCYSIREQICVGVWPSPKTFKKRDFVQNVFVKSHCIDANLVIDGSISYPFNDGAKALLEVHPEDALLTIALD; encoded by the exons ATGATCCTGAGTGCGAAGAGGATTGTACCAGAAGGGCTAA AATATGCCAAGTTTACGCCTGCGAACTTCAAGCTTAAGCGGGCTTTGGTGGTGACGAAACTCTCGCGCTATGAATTCGAGCAGCTGCGGCATCCGGGACTGTCgaaggagcagctggagcagaaGCTGCGCGATCGGGGCACCGATGTGGAGATGGTCCTCTATCTGCACAATTTGCACAAGGACTTCGAGCGGCGTATCGTGCAGAGCTTCCAGGATGTCGGGTGCGAGGTCAAGCTGTCCAGCAG ACTTGAATTTAGAAGCTCATTGAGCAAAGATGTCATGAGCTGGGCGGATGTCATCGTTCCTGTTGGCGGTGATGGCACCTTTCTGCTGTCCGCCGGTCGCGCCAGTCCCCTCTTTGCCCTCAGCCAGCAGAAGACGCCCATTGTGGGCTTCAACTCTGATCCGCTCCACTCGGAGGGTCGTCTCATGCTACCCAAGCACTATTCGGACAATCCCGCCGATGCAGTGGCGCGCATCAAGAGC GGCGACTTCAAGTGGATGCATCGCTCAAGAGTCCGCACCACGCTGCTGGGCAGCAATGGGAAGATTCCGGAGTCCACAGATCTGTTCCGACATACAGAAGTGAAGATGGAGCAGGTGACAACGGATCCCGAAATGCTGGATAATCACATGGCCACCAAATACAAAGCAAAGATGAAGCGCATCCTACCCTATTTAGCTCTGAACGAG GTTTTCATTGGCGAGCACATCTCGTCCCGTGTGTCCCATCTGCAGCTTGTGCTCAATCATCAGGACGTggtaaacaaaacaaaatgttcCGGACTGTGCGTTAGCACTGGCACCGGCTCCACATCGTGGCACACAAGCATCAATCGCATCACCAGCCGCGACGTTGACGATTTGCTTCAATCGTTGCCCAATAGCAACTCTGCCGATGTGCTCCGACTACGCGAGAATACTCAGGAGATCGCCCATCGGTATAACCAAGGGCTGCTCTTCGCACCAGACGATCCGCGGCTCTGTTATTCAATCAGGGAGCAGATCTGTGTGGGCGTTTGGCCCTCGCCGAAGACATTTAAGAAGCGAGATTTCGTGCAGAATGTGTTCGTCAAGTCGCACTGCATCGATGCCA ATCTGGTCATAGATGGCAGCATATCCTATCCATTCAACGATGGCGCCAAGGCATTGCTTGAGGTCCATCCCGAGGATGCCCTCCTGACGATCGCCCTAGACTGA
- the LOC4804575 gene encoding putative uncharacterized protein DDB_G0282133 isoform X1: MTKFNANAVLWSLDDFMKIRKDEMPIYYKKEYQMSKRFNRISAHLQSYKDAEADLSQDEDDDGDCNIPTVQKSIDVDDATYEANINQLNFEKNDFDQLMYNDSLETNDVNSSTEQCEPLSQTPPRQSVKSRLGVRTTESVGNRGKQFKKKAIQKRGKAYPYNINGRNNSMENYNQNRVSANFHRGLEAYYKFRERNECFGESQNVLNIPNSHVHIENFGPNGPSFNDSSNTDNFNLNSNFMMRSNHMNTSDSNSFGGLLPNNQGPVNSNNRVGMFSNNQESANSNRIECMLQNNQEHVNLNSYGGLFLNNQRSVNSNSFGGLFPSNQGPVNSNSRVGMFPNNQRFANSNRIECLLLNNQEHVNSNGYDGLLSNNPVPVNSNGGGLLSNNPGPVNSKGYGGLFSNNPGPVNSNGHGGLLSNNQVAVNSNGHCGLLSNNQVAVNLNGHGGLLSNNIIGIGDGIGLNHPNTSRRDIIANNWNSSIEMNSTKRIPPNNFLLLNRQELLVDGSSSLSVGPARPTRGMFIGEALGMTLSDCKTVDVHEVAKNVLHLLSNAEKDSESKTNYGVHNKNTSQQREL, from the exons ATGACGAAATTCAATGCAAACGCCGTACTATGGAGCTTGG ATGATTTCATGAAAATACGCAAAGACGAAATGCCCATTTACTACAAAAAAGAATATCAGATGTCAAAACGATTCAATAGAATATCGGCTCATTTACAGTCTTACAAAGACGCCGAGGCTGACTTATCTCAGGACGAAGACGATGATGGTGATTGCAATATTCCTACGGTGCAGAAAAGCATCGATGTGGACGATGCCACATACGAGGCGAATATAAACCAGCTTAATTTCGAGAAGAACGATTTCGATCAGCTAATGTATAATGATAGCCTGGAAACTAATGATGTAAATTCGAGTACTGAGCAATGTGAACCACTAAGTCAGACGCCTCCACGTCAGAGTGTTAAATCGCGGCTTGGCGTCAGGACCACCGAAAGCGTGGGAAATCGCGGAAAACAATTTAAGAAGAAAGCGATTCAAAAGCGTGGCAAAGCCTATCCTTACAATATAAACGGTCGTAACAACAGTATGGAAAACTACAATCAAAACCGCGTGTCTGCAAATTTTCATCGTGGTCTAGAAGCCTATTATAAATTTCGTGAGCGTAACGAATGCTTTGGTGAATCGCAAAACGTATTAAATATCCCAAATAGTCATGTCCATATTGAAAACTTTGGTCCCAATGGACCCAGCTTTAATGACAGTTCCAATACtgataattttaatttgaacaGCAACTTTATGATGCGCTCGAATCATATGAACACCTCCGATTCGAACAGCTTCGGCGGGCTGCTCCCGAATAACCAAGGCCCCGTTAATTCGAATAACCGCGTCGGGATGTTCTCGAATAATCAAGAATCTGCAAATTCAAACAGGATCGAGTGTATGCTCCAGAATAACCAAGAACACGTGAATTTGAACAGCTACGGCGGGTTGTTCCTGAACAATCAAAGATCTGTCAATTCAAACAGCTTCGGGGGGCTGTTCCCGAGTAACCAAGGCCCCGTTAATTCGAATAGCCGCGTCGGGATGTTTCCGAACAATCAAAGATTTGCAAATTCAAACAGGATCGAGTGTTTGCTCCTGAACAACCAAGAACACGTGAATTCGAACGGATACGACGGGTTGCTCTCGAATAATCCAGTACCTGTAAATTCGAACGGCGGCGGGCTGCTCTCGAATAATCCAGGACCCGTGAATTCGAAAGGCTACGGCGGGTTGTTCTCGAATAATCCAGGACCTGTCAATTCGAACGGCCACGGCGGGCTGCTCTCGAATAATCAAGTTGCCGTCAATTCGAACGGCCACTGCGGGTTGCTCTCGAATAATCAAGTTGCCGTCAATTTGAACGGCCACGGCGGGTTGCTCTCGAATAATATAATAGGGATAGGCGACGGGATAGGCTTGAATCATCCGAACACCAGCAGACGCGATATCATTGCAAACAATTGGAACAGCAGTATCGAGATGAACTCGACAAAGCGAATCCCTCCCAATAACTTTTTACTCTTGAATCGTCAGGAGCTATTAGTCGACGGCTCATCATCATTGAGTGTTGGTCCAGCTCGTCCAACTCGTGGTATGTTTATAGGTGAGGCGCTTGGTATGACTCTAAGCGATTGTAAAACGGTCGATGTTCATGAAGTTGCCAAAAACgtgttgcatttgctgtcTAATGCTGAAAAGGATTCCGAAAGCAAG ACAAACTATGGGGtccataataaaaatacatcgCAGCAGCGCGAATTGTGA
- the Ctu1 gene encoding cytoplasmic tRNA 2-thiolation protein 1 — protein sequence MPINCKAKCGKAAALKRPKTGDALCKECFFAAFEAEIHHTITSSKLFRRGEKVAVAASGGKDSTVLAHVMKLLNERHDYGLELVLLSIDEGITGYRDDSLETVKQNRDDYKMPLKILSYEELYGWTMDRIVSQIGRSNNCTFCGVFRRQALDRGAKLLCVDSIATGHNADDIAETVLMNVLRGDTARLRRCTDIRTGGGEDSIPRVKPLKYSYEKEIVMYAHYKKLVYFSTECVFAPNAYRGHARAFLKDLEKVRPSVIMDIIYSGEQLRFKDTAKNPVRGTCNRCGFISSQQPCKACVLLEGLNRGLPKLGIGKKSKGDRMIAKQDQELALRERANLVKNDF from the exons ATGCCAATAAATTGTAAGGCAAAATGTGGCAAAGCGGCAGCGCTTAAG CGCCCAAAAACTGGAGATGCCCTGTGCAAGGAGTGTTTCTTTGCCGCCTTTGAGGCTGAAATCCACCACACGATCACCTCGAGCAAGCTGTTCCGGCGGGGTGAGAAGGTAGCCGTAGCAGCAAGCGGTGGCAAGGATTCTACGGTTCTGGCACACGT GAtgaaactgctgaatgagcgCCACGATTACGGTCTAGAGCTTGTTTTGCTTTCCATTGACGAGGGCATTACTGGCTATCGAGATGACAGTCTGGAGACGGTTAAACAGAATCGCGACGATTATAAAATGCCACTTAAAATCTTGTCCTACGAGGAGCTTTACGGCTGGACTATGGATCGCATTGTGTCGCAGATCGGACGCTCCAACAACTGCACGTTTTGCGGAGTATTTCGGCGTCAGGCGTTGGACAGGGGCGCAAAGCTGTTGTGCGTCGACAGCATAGCTACTGGCCACAACGCAGACGATATTGCAGAGACTGTGTTGATGAATGTACTGCGTGGTGACACGGCTCGTCTACGACGTTGCACAGACATCCGAACTGGTGGTGGCGAAGATTCCATACCGCGTGTCAAGCCACTCAAATATAGCTACGAAAAGGAGATTGTCATGTACGCGCACTACAAGAAGCTGGTCTACTTTTCGACAGAATGCGTCTTTGCCCCGAACGCGTATCGGGGTCACGCCAGGGCTTTCTTGAAGGATTTGGAGAAAGTGCGCCCCTCCGTCATAATGGACATCATCTACTCGGGCGAGCAATTGCGCTTCAAAGATACGGCCAAAAACCCTGTACGCGGCACGTGCAATCGCTGCGGCTTTATTTCATCCCAGCAACCATGCAAGGCCTGTGTTCTGCTCGAGGGTCTCAACCGTGGACTGCCCAAGCTGGGCATAGGAAAGAAGTCCAAGGGCGATCGCATGATCGCCAAGCAGGACCAAGAGCTGGCCCTTCGAGAACGTGCAAATTTAGTAAAAAAcgatttttaa